CAAATTCTGTTTCGCATTTTGGTGTTTAATCAGCCTGCTGCGTAAAATCTTTGCGCAAAGGATGTCCGGCAAAGTCCTCCGGCAGCAGAATTCTTCTGAGATCAGGATGATCATTAAATAGAATCCCCATCAAATCGAAAACTTCCCTTTCGTGTACCTGAGCCGCTTTCCAGACAGAACTGACCGACGGTACCCAGCAGGGATTCTCTTTGCTTATTTCCACTTTTACAGTCAAATAATGCTTATGCTCAATCGAAAACAGGTGATAGATCACAGTGAAGTTTTCCGGATAATCCACAGAGCTCAGATTCATCAGAACATCGAATTTGTACTGTGGATTTTCCCTAAGTTTCTGCATGGTCTCCACAAGCTTCAAGCGGGGTACTTTTATGGAAGCTTCCGTATTGTCCTCAAAGAC
The window above is part of the Dehalobacter sp. genome. Proteins encoded here:
- a CDS encoding NADH-quinone oxidoreductase subunit C, producing MDKKIDRQALVAFLNEKMDAQAEVFEDNTEASIKVPRLKLVETMQKLRENPQYKFDVLMNLSSVDYPENFTVIYHLFSIEHKHYLTVKVEISKENPCWVPSVSSVWKAAQVHEREVFDLMGILFNDHPDLRRILLPEDFAGHPLRKDFTQQAD